In Streptomyces sp. NBC_00414, a single window of DNA contains:
- a CDS encoding antitoxin translates to MSVMDKIKGMLKGHPEQTSKGIDKTGDFVDGKTQGKYSGHVDTAQDRLKDQFGSGKDDNPPRT, encoded by the coding sequence ATGTCCGTTATGGACAAGATCAAGGGCATGCTTAAGGGCCACCCGGAGCAGACGAGCAAGGGCATCGACAAGACCGGTGACTTCGTCGACGGCAAGACCCAGGGCAAGTACAGCGGTCATGTCGACACCGCTCAGGACAGGCTCAAGGACCAGTTCGGTTCGGGCAAGGACGACAACCCGCCGCGGACCTGA
- a CDS encoding alpha/beta hydrolase family protein: MKRRHLLPVAVLLLATAAPARSATAEAVPVENVHVEGTLSSGATYVMDVPAGWNGTVLLFSHGFRPKGAPNPAQNVTDPATRDLLLGDGYALVGSSYATTGWAVEHAVPDQLATLDAFTERFGAARRTLAWGQSYGGLVTTRIAEHHADRVDGTLSVCGLVHGGVANWNNTLDPVFALKALLAPDASIPLADFPDQAAATAAAGALSGVVAEAQNSADGRARIALAAALHNIPGWNDPSQPRPAPEDRTAQQANQYTAVRGLLATAAFSWRQDTETLAGGNSSWNTGVDYTKLLRASSAYEEVKGLYKAAGRSLTDDLRTLNKAPRVKADEAAVDWMSRSSAFTGKLTKPQLTIHTTGDALVPVQTESAYLRAATAGGSRPLLRQAYVDNAGHCTFSPAEQLAALDTLEHRVDTGRWGDTGAAALNSRAAQADPTTPARYTGYRPTAYLRPYDLAHPGDAYRP; encoded by the coding sequence ATGAAACGCCGTCACCTCCTCCCGGTCGCCGTCCTGCTGCTGGCGACCGCGGCCCCGGCCCGCTCCGCCACCGCGGAGGCCGTGCCCGTGGAGAACGTCCATGTGGAGGGCACCCTGTCCTCCGGCGCGACGTACGTCATGGACGTCCCCGCCGGCTGGAACGGGACCGTGCTCCTCTTCAGTCACGGCTTCCGGCCCAAGGGCGCGCCCAACCCTGCCCAGAACGTCACGGACCCCGCCACCCGCGACCTCCTCCTGGGGGACGGCTACGCGCTCGTCGGTTCGTCGTACGCCACCACCGGGTGGGCGGTGGAACACGCGGTGCCGGACCAGTTGGCGACGCTCGACGCCTTCACCGAGCGGTTCGGGGCGGCCCGGCGGACCCTCGCCTGGGGCCAGTCGTACGGCGGCCTGGTCACCACGCGGATCGCCGAGCACCACGCGGACCGGGTCGACGGCACCCTGTCCGTCTGCGGGCTGGTCCACGGCGGCGTCGCCAACTGGAACAACACCCTCGACCCGGTCTTCGCCCTCAAGGCCCTCCTCGCCCCCGACGCTTCGATCCCCCTGGCCGACTTCCCGGACCAGGCGGCCGCCACGGCCGCCGCCGGCGCGCTGAGCGGTGTCGTCGCCGAGGCGCAGAACTCCGCGGACGGCCGCGCCCGCATCGCCCTCGCGGCGGCCCTGCACAACATCCCCGGCTGGAACGACCCCTCCCAGCCCCGCCCCGCGCCCGAGGACCGGACCGCCCAGCAGGCAAACCAGTACACGGCCGTCCGGGGTCTCCTCGCGACGGCGGCGTTCAGCTGGCGTCAGGACACGGAGACGCTGGCGGGCGGCAACTCGTCCTGGAACACAGGGGTCGACTACACGAAACTGCTGCGCGCGTCCTCGGCGTACGAGGAGGTCAAGGGGCTTTACAAGGCGGCCGGGCGCTCCCTCACGGACGACCTCCGGACGCTCAACAAGGCCCCGCGCGTCAAGGCCGACGAGGCCGCGGTCGACTGGATGAGCCGGAGCAGTGCCTTCACCGGAAAGCTGACGAAGCCTCAGCTCACCATCCACACCACCGGTGACGCCCTCGTCCCCGTACAGACGGAGAGCGCCTACCTGCGGGCCGCCACCGCGGGCGGCTCCCGGCCGCTGCTCCGTCAGGCGTACGTCGACAACGCGGGCCACTGCACCTTCAGTCCCGCCGAACAGCTCGCCGCGCTGGACACGCTGGAGCACCGGGTCGACACGGGCCGGTGGGGCGACACGGGAGCGGCGGCCCTCAACTCACGGGCCGCGCAGGCCGATCCGACCACTCCGGCCCGTTACACCGGCTACCGGCCCACCGCGTACCTGCGCCCGTACGACCTGGCCCATCCGGGCGACGCGTACCGCCCCTGA
- a CDS encoding TetR/AcrR family transcriptional regulator: protein MSEREAGRPDVGQSDTGQADAGQEAGLRARLVAVGVDLVTQEGAQALSLREIARRAGVSHGAPRRYFPTHLELLSAIAREGFAELGAEVSEELRGGEKAPRAQLAALARIYVGYALSHRGMYELMFRHDLLESNRLGLRETSLPLFGILADLVGRARPDVRAPEVAGALWANLHGVAQLWGWGSLRLATGADGVEPFVQAALDAHLGPGPR from the coding sequence ATGAGTGAACGGGAAGCGGGACGGCCAGATGTAGGGCAGTCAGATACAGGACAGGCAGATGCGGGACAGGAAGCGGGGCTGCGCGCCCGGCTGGTGGCCGTCGGCGTGGATCTGGTGACCCAGGAGGGGGCGCAGGCCCTGTCCCTGCGGGAGATCGCCCGCCGGGCCGGTGTCTCGCACGGCGCGCCGCGCCGCTACTTCCCCACCCACCTGGAACTGCTGTCCGCGATCGCGCGGGAAGGCTTCGCCGAGCTGGGGGCCGAGGTGTCGGAGGAGTTGCGCGGCGGCGAGAAGGCACCGCGGGCCCAACTCGCCGCGCTGGCACGGATCTACGTCGGCTACGCGCTCTCCCACCGCGGGATGTACGAGCTGATGTTCCGCCACGACCTGCTGGAGAGCAACCGCCTGGGCCTGCGCGAGACCAGCCTGCCGCTCTTCGGGATTCTGGCCGACCTGGTGGGCCGGGCCCGCCCCGACGTGCGGGCCCCGGAGGTCGCGGGCGCGCTCTGGGCCAACCTGCACGGCGTCGCGCAGCTGTGGGGCTGGGGCAGTCTCCGGCTCGCCACGGGGGCGGACGGCGTCGAACCCTTCGTACAGGCGGCTCTGGACGCTCACCTCGGGCCCGGGCCCCGGTGA
- a CDS encoding DUF3105 domain-containing protein: protein MSRTSKKSASTARKARIEEMRRAEKARERRNRILTITVSTVIVAGLVGFGAFYIDRANDKDEQQQAAAKKPVKGEKSWNAKKLTQNHVSKAVSYPMNPPVGGDHDQAWMTCDGSVYTKAIPNENAVHSLEHGAVWITYNDKAADADVKTLADKVGKTPYTLMSPVKDQAGALMLSAWGKQLTVDKASDPRVQQFLTKYVQGPQTPEPGAACTNGIDAA, encoded by the coding sequence ATGAGCAGAACCAGCAAGAAGTCGGCTTCCACGGCCCGCAAGGCGCGTATCGAGGAGATGCGCCGCGCCGAGAAGGCCCGCGAGCGCAGGAACCGCATCCTGACCATCACGGTCAGCACGGTCATCGTCGCCGGGCTCGTCGGATTCGGCGCGTTCTACATCGACAGAGCGAACGACAAGGACGAGCAGCAGCAGGCGGCCGCGAAGAAGCCGGTCAAGGGCGAGAAGTCGTGGAACGCGAAGAAGCTCACCCAGAACCACGTCTCGAAGGCCGTGTCGTACCCGATGAACCCGCCGGTCGGCGGCGACCACGACCAGGCGTGGATGACGTGTGACGGCTCGGTCTACACCAAGGCGATACCGAACGAGAACGCGGTGCACTCGCTGGAGCACGGCGCGGTGTGGATCACGTACAACGACAAGGCTGCGGACGCCGACGTCAAGACGCTGGCGGACAAGGTCGGCAAGACGCCCTACACGCTGATGAGTCCGGTGAAGGACCAGGCCGGCGCCCTCATGCTGTCGGCGTGGGGCAAGCAGCTGACCGTCGACAAGGCGTCCGACCCGCGGGTCCAGCAGTTCCTCACGAAGTACGTGCAGGGCCCGCAGACCCCCGAGCCGGGCGCCGCCTGCACGAACGGGATCGACGCGGCCTGA
- a CDS encoding PucR family transcriptional regulator produces the protein MGPQDAVPLPRDTRRMLLRHIPAAIDEMEEAVRTGLPHYTHAVEGTHGYSVRQIIDRTVSCFVSIHDATRAGPAATAEVIALYERIGARHGLLGCPLDVLRDALDLAGRVACRRLIQDAYRLHWPAPLLATLTEDTFTLIGTAIAAASRGYAEECHRAPLDVQRDRLRDALVADPDDRTRPLAELAAAADWRLPGTVAVLALPPGDHPQTRVLPPEVLADRSPAAPYLVLPDPRTPGPRWLPKTIGAALGPAVPPERGAVSLRWARRGLELVERGLLPAGAPLRCVDHLAALTAFRSGDLLEAAAADILGPLLELPPRRREPLLETLLVYLRCGDNAVLTADRLHVHEQTVRYRLRQITQLTDGTCPDPERHLETMLVLTWLLSPAAA, from the coding sequence TTGGGTCCACAGGACGCCGTACCGCTGCCGCGCGACACGCGCCGGATGCTGCTGCGGCACATCCCTGCCGCGATCGACGAGATGGAGGAGGCGGTACGCACCGGCCTGCCGCACTACACGCACGCCGTCGAGGGCACGCACGGCTACTCGGTGCGCCAGATCATCGACCGCACGGTCAGCTGCTTCGTCTCGATCCACGACGCCACCAGGGCGGGACCGGCCGCCACGGCCGAGGTCATCGCCCTGTACGAACGCATCGGCGCCCGGCACGGTCTCCTCGGCTGCCCGCTCGACGTGCTGCGCGACGCCCTCGACCTGGCCGGGCGGGTGGCGTGCCGGCGGCTCATTCAGGACGCGTACCGGCTGCACTGGCCCGCGCCCCTGCTGGCCACACTCACCGAGGACACCTTCACCCTGATCGGGACGGCCATCGCGGCCGCCTCGCGCGGCTACGCCGAGGAGTGCCACCGGGCCCCGCTCGACGTCCAGCGGGACCGGCTGCGGGACGCCCTGGTCGCCGACCCCGACGACCGGACCCGGCCGCTCGCCGAACTGGCCGCGGCGGCCGACTGGCGGCTGCCCGGCACGGTCGCCGTTCTCGCCCTGCCACCGGGCGACCATCCGCAGACCCGGGTGCTGCCGCCCGAGGTGCTCGCCGACCGCAGCCCCGCCGCGCCCTACCTCGTCCTGCCCGACCCCCGTACACCGGGGCCGCGTTGGCTGCCGAAGACCATCGGGGCCGCGCTGGGGCCCGCCGTGCCTCCCGAGCGGGGCGCGGTGTCGTTGCGGTGGGCGCGGCGCGGTCTGGAACTGGTCGAGCGGGGCCTGCTACCCGCCGGCGCCCCGCTGCGCTGCGTCGACCACCTGGCCGCTCTGACGGCGTTCCGGTCGGGCGACCTCCTGGAGGCCGCCGCGGCGGACATCCTCGGGCCGCTCCTCGAACTCCCGCCCAGGCGCCGGGAACCGCTCCTCGAAACGCTGCTGGTCTACCTGCGGTGCGGCGACAACGCGGTCCTCACCGCGGACCGCCTGCACGTCCACGAACAGACGGTCCGCTACCGCCTGCGCCAGATCACCCAGCTCACCGACGGCACCTGCCCGGACCCCGAACGCCACCTGGAGACCATGCTCGTACTGACCTGGCTCCTGTCCCCGGCGGCCGCCTAG
- a CDS encoding poly(ethylene terephthalate) hydrolase family protein, which yields MRHVSTRTAKRFGLLSGAAALAVSVSVLPQEAQAGPGDYQRGPDPTEQSVTAERGPFATAQTTVDGPNFKQGTAYYPTDTSQGTFGAVVVSPGFVTPEALISWYGPRLASQGFVVLTLDTNSGFDQPDDRATQMLNALDYLVQSSSVRTRIDPNRLAVMGHSMGGGGSLKASESRPSLKAAVPLMPWNNDKTWQTDRVPTMIIGAENDVIASPGSHAEVFYDSLTAAPEKAYLELRGADHNVALSSNVTIAKYSIAWLKRFVDEDVRYDKFLCPAPATNTQISEYRNTCPTGS from the coding sequence ATGAGACATGTGAGCACCCGCACCGCGAAACGCTTCGGCCTCCTGTCCGGCGCCGCCGCCCTGGCGGTGAGCGTGAGCGTCCTCCCCCAGGAGGCTCAGGCCGGACCCGGGGACTACCAACGGGGCCCCGACCCCACCGAACAGTCCGTCACCGCCGAACGCGGTCCCTTCGCCACCGCGCAGACCACGGTCGACGGGCCGAACTTCAAGCAGGGCACCGCCTACTACCCCACCGACACGAGTCAGGGCACGTTCGGGGCCGTCGTCGTCAGCCCCGGTTTCGTGACCCCGGAGGCGCTGATCAGCTGGTACGGCCCGCGCCTCGCGTCCCAGGGCTTCGTCGTCCTGACCCTGGACACCAACTCCGGTTTCGACCAGCCCGACGACCGCGCCACCCAGATGCTCAACGCACTCGACTACCTCGTCCAGTCCAGTTCCGTGCGGACCCGGATCGACCCCAACCGCCTTGCGGTGATGGGACATTCGATGGGCGGGGGCGGCTCGCTCAAGGCGTCCGAGTCGCGGCCCTCGCTGAAGGCGGCCGTGCCGCTGATGCCGTGGAACAACGACAAGACCTGGCAGACCGACCGGGTACCCACGATGATCATCGGCGCCGAGAACGACGTGATCGCCTCGCCCGGCTCGCACGCCGAGGTGTTCTACGACAGCCTCACCGCCGCACCCGAGAAGGCCTACCTGGAACTCAGGGGCGCCGACCACAACGTCGCGCTCAGCTCCAACGTGACGATCGCGAAGTACAGCATCGCCTGGCTGAAGCGCTTCGTCGACGAGGACGTCCGGTACGACAAGTTCCTGTGCCCGGCGCCCGCGACGAACACGCAGATCAGCGAGTACAGGAACACCTGCCCCACCGGCTCCTGA
- a CDS encoding damage-control phosphatase ARMT1 family protein has product MTRPSHHTGRAPTDAGTGTGTGTGTTDVVSGAGDPAPVVVGTPGSFARSVLDERHPALIERVRRATPYPPAQQHALDGLLDETTKGFAERLDDAEPGAGLWRDEPYYGQRWADVPFLWAESFFYRKLLAALGHFAPGPWLGIDPFAPFKNAELAGSKVDDELSALDRLPELPPHERDRTLLLSSLWGNRADLGFQLSAGEAGLGDRVQGLVADDSDALWEILAAGGSGKSGEPGKVCLVADNAGPELLPDLVLADHLLAGGRAASVVLHLKPYPYYVSDATTTDTLACLDRLTGASGHAAAVGERLRQAVGDGRLILRSHPFSCAPHSYDRMPADLRDDFASATLTVMKGDLNYRRLVGDRHWPATTPFAEATAYFPGPVAALRTLKCDVVTGLTPGTLTELDAGAESWRTSGTHALIQVKP; this is encoded by the coding sequence ATGACGCGCCCCAGTCACCACACCGGCCGAGCCCCCACCGACGCCGGCACCGGCACCGGCACCGGCACCGGCACCACAGACGTCGTCTCCGGCGCCGGGGACCCGGCCCCCGTCGTCGTCGGCACCCCGGGCTCCTTCGCCCGCAGTGTGCTGGACGAGCGGCACCCGGCCCTCATCGAGCGCGTCCGGCGGGCCACCCCGTACCCGCCCGCGCAGCAGCACGCGCTGGACGGTCTCCTCGACGAGACCACCAAGGGGTTCGCCGAGCGGCTGGACGACGCGGAGCCGGGCGCCGGGCTCTGGCGGGACGAGCCGTACTACGGGCAGCGCTGGGCGGACGTGCCGTTCCTCTGGGCGGAGAGCTTCTTCTACCGCAAACTCCTGGCGGCCCTGGGCCACTTCGCACCGGGCCCCTGGCTGGGAATCGACCCCTTCGCCCCCTTCAAGAACGCCGAACTCGCGGGCTCCAAGGTCGACGACGAGCTGTCCGCGCTCGACCGCCTCCCCGAACTCCCGCCGCACGAACGGGACCGTACGCTCCTGCTCTCCTCCCTCTGGGGCAACCGGGCCGACCTCGGCTTCCAACTGTCCGCGGGTGAGGCCGGGTTGGGCGACCGGGTCCAGGGCCTCGTCGCCGACGACTCGGACGCGCTGTGGGAGATCCTCGCGGCCGGCGGGTCCGGAAAATCTGGAGAGCCCGGCAAGGTCTGTCTGGTCGCCGACAACGCGGGGCCCGAGCTGCTGCCCGACCTCGTCCTCGCCGACCATCTGCTGGCCGGCGGGCGGGCCGCCTCCGTCGTCCTGCACCTCAAGCCGTACCCGTACTACGTCTCGGACGCCACCACCACCGACACGCTCGCCTGTCTCGACCGGCTGACCGGGGCGTCCGGCCACGCGGCGGCGGTCGGTGAACGGCTGCGGCAGGCCGTCGGCGACGGACGGCTGATCCTGCGCAGCCACCCGTTCTCCTGCGCGCCGCACTCCTACGACCGGATGCCCGCCGACCTCCGGGACGACTTCGCGTCCGCCACGCTCACCGTCATGAAGGGTGACCTCAACTACCGCCGTCTGGTGGGCGACCGGCACTGGCCCGCCACCACGCCGTTCGCCGAGGCCACCGCCTACTTCCCGGGCCCGGTGGCGGCCCTGCGCACCCTCAAGTGCGACGTCGTGACCGGCCTTACGCCCGGCACCCTCACGGAACTGGACGCGGGCGCCGAGTCCTGGCGTACGAGCGGAACGCACGCCCTGATCCAGGTCAAACCCTGA
- a CDS encoding S1 family peptidase translates to MRHARRNVQRIARFAAIGGLACGGLMVTQAMASETSGDTKTPNAETRAARTGQELVSELGDSRTAGSWIDAKGRPVVAVTDEKAAAEVREEGAVAKVVRHTMRDLKSATEALKDAPKVAGTSWAMDYKTNQVVVRADTTVSAAEWARLTEVAEGIGASVRMERTEGTFTPRLNGADAMFAGSGRCSAGFNVTNGQNNFILTAGHCGPVGTTWFSDQQGSKQVGSTVSGSFPGGDFSLVRYAPGTTLSGADIVAVGGGQGIRIVGAADPAVGQKVFRSGSTTGLQSGQVTGLNATVNYPQGTVTGLIETTVCAEPGDSGGPMIADGLAMGITSGGSGDCKAGGTTFFQPVTKALDSLGVKLATDPGAAGQAAPSSGSTGGADNDAAAAVPPGTASTAPGGAVLPGAMGPASTVPEGQTDNAASALDRLGEYRNLGPGLFVIAGSLLALVALRIRSERGRKRYRNQYSQSWG, encoded by the coding sequence ATGAGGCATGCACGACGGAATGTTCAGCGAATCGCACGGTTCGCCGCCATCGGCGGGCTGGCGTGCGGAGGGCTGATGGTCACGCAGGCCATGGCGAGCGAGACGTCGGGCGACACGAAGACCCCCAATGCCGAGACCCGGGCCGCCCGGACGGGCCAGGAACTGGTCTCCGAGCTGGGCGACTCGCGTACGGCGGGCAGCTGGATCGACGCCAAGGGGCGTCCGGTCGTCGCGGTGACCGACGAGAAGGCGGCGGCCGAGGTACGCGAGGAGGGCGCCGTCGCCAAGGTCGTCCGCCACACCATGCGGGATCTCAAGTCCGCCACCGAGGCGCTGAAGGACGCGCCCAAGGTGGCCGGTACCTCCTGGGCGATGGACTACAAGACCAACCAGGTGGTGGTCCGCGCCGACACCACTGTCTCCGCGGCCGAGTGGGCGCGGCTGACCGAGGTCGCCGAGGGCATCGGCGCGTCCGTGCGCATGGAGCGGACGGAGGGCACCTTCACCCCGCGGCTGAACGGCGCCGACGCGATGTTCGCCGGCTCGGGACGCTGTTCGGCGGGCTTCAACGTGACGAACGGGCAGAACAACTTCATCCTCACGGCCGGCCACTGCGGTCCTGTGGGCACGACGTGGTTCTCGGACCAGCAGGGCAGCAAGCAGGTCGGATCCACCGTGTCCGGCTCGTTCCCCGGCGGTGACTTCTCGCTCGTGCGGTACGCCCCGGGGACCACCCTGAGCGGCGCCGACATCGTGGCCGTGGGCGGCGGCCAGGGCATACGGATCGTCGGAGCCGCCGATCCGGCCGTCGGCCAGAAGGTCTTCCGCAGCGGCAGCACGACCGGTCTTCAGTCCGGCCAGGTGACCGGACTGAACGCGACGGTGAACTACCCGCAGGGCACGGTCACCGGACTCATCGAGACCACGGTGTGCGCCGAACCGGGCGACAGCGGCGGCCCGATGATCGCCGACGGACTGGCCATGGGCATCACCTCGGGCGGCAGCGGCGACTGCAAGGCCGGCGGCACGACGTTCTTCCAGCCGGTGACCAAGGCGCTGGACTCGCTCGGTGTGAAGCTGGCGACCGATCCCGGAGCGGCCGGTCAGGCCGCGCCCTCGTCCGGAAGCACCGGTGGCGCGGACAACGACGCGGCCGCCGCGGTGCCGCCCGGTACGGCCTCGACGGCCCCCGGCGGCGCGGTCCTGCCCGGGGCCATGGGCCCGGCGAGCACGGTTCCCGAGGGTCAGACCGACAACGCCGCCTCGGCGCTCGACCGGCTCGGGGAGTACCGGAACCTCGGCCCCGGGCTGTTCGTCATCGCGGGGAGTCTGCTCGCGCTGGTGGCCCTGCGGATCCGTTCGGAGCGGGGCCGCAAGCGCTACCGCAACCAGTACTCGCAGAGCTGGGGCTGA
- a CDS encoding helix-turn-helix domain-containing protein, with amino-acid sequence MSGVDPLLPRRPWHDLPPGLAPLLRARLPELTTEMVQAIRREVRGYRQPLGSAVAQDLAEAVRLAATQFTELVEEPDGPQQHYVPRFRRLGRLEYLNGRGMDGLQAAYRIGARVACRRYVDVAREAAFSGEIAVPLSEAVLTHIHALAEESVTGFEEARAGAADEVLRTRRLLAARLLERHRDPLAEPLPDLARRAAWPLPERVRCAVLPAAADVSAVDEEVLRVSRGGELHLVLPDERLLSPLQGAGAAVGPSVALDEAWVSLHCARLGRRLGHLRAEEHLAELQLLHGAPIGALLCDQVLDPLRALPPGKAERLTDTLEALLASGGRTAPEVAAALGIHPQTARNRLRQLTALYGEKLGDPVFRFDAQLALRTRSVRRSVLP; translated from the coding sequence GTGTCAGGTGTTGATCCGCTGTTACCCAGGCGTCCTTGGCACGATCTGCCTCCGGGACTCGCCCCGCTGTTGAGGGCCCGGCTTCCGGAGCTGACCACGGAGATGGTCCAGGCCATCCGCAGAGAGGTACGCGGCTACCGGCAGCCCCTCGGCTCCGCCGTCGCGCAGGATCTCGCCGAGGCCGTACGGCTGGCGGCCACCCAGTTCACCGAGCTGGTCGAGGAGCCGGACGGGCCGCAGCAGCACTATGTGCCGCGTTTCAGGCGGCTGGGCAGACTGGAGTATCTGAACGGGCGGGGCATGGACGGGCTGCAGGCCGCCTATCGCATCGGTGCCCGGGTCGCCTGCCGCCGCTATGTGGACGTGGCGCGGGAGGCCGCGTTCTCCGGCGAGATAGCCGTCCCGCTGAGCGAGGCCGTGCTCACCCACATCCACGCGCTGGCCGAGGAGTCGGTGACGGGCTTCGAGGAGGCACGGGCCGGCGCCGCCGACGAGGTGCTGCGCACCCGCCGTCTGCTGGCGGCACGGCTGCTGGAACGCCACCGCGATCCGCTCGCGGAACCCCTGCCCGACCTCGCCCGGCGGGCCGCCTGGCCGCTGCCGGAACGGGTCCGGTGCGCGGTCCTGCCCGCCGCCGCCGACGTGAGCGCGGTCGACGAGGAGGTGCTGCGGGTGAGCCGGGGCGGTGAGCTGCACCTGGTGCTGCCCGACGAACGACTGCTGAGCCCTCTTCAGGGGGCGGGGGCGGCGGTGGGCCCGAGCGTCGCGCTGGACGAGGCGTGGGTGTCGCTGCACTGCGCCCGGCTGGGACGGCGTCTCGGGCACCTGCGGGCCGAGGAGCATCTCGCGGAACTGCAGCTCCTGCACGGTGCGCCGATCGGGGCCCTCCTCTGCGACCAGGTGCTCGATCCGCTGCGTGCCCTGCCGCCGGGCAAGGCGGAGCGGCTCACGGACACACTCGAAGCGCTGCTCGCCTCCGGTGGACGCACGGCCCCGGAGGTGGCCGCCGCGCTGGGCATCCATCCGCAGACCGCCCGCAACCGGCTGCGCCAACTCACCGCCCTGTACGGCGAGAAGCTGGGCGATCCGGTGTTCCGGTTCGACGCGCAGCTCGCGCTGCGCACCAGGTCCGTGCGGCGTTCCGTGCTGCCCTGA
- a CDS encoding MFS transporter has translation MSAALRQRLTLAAGVTGAAVVALDGTVTTVAQPTLRHDLDASFVQVQWISTGYLIAVACLLVFAGRLGDRYGHGRVFAFGVFGFALASAAIGLAPGIGWVIALRVAQGVFGALLQPATLGMLRAAYPPDRLGMPVALRTSAIGAAAAFGPLVGGALISHFGWRWVFFLSVIPALAAGALALAVRVPAHTSGVPLDLPGAALLAVTLICLVHTLVGLPGSGGTAATVLGVLCTAVACAAFVGHERRTAGPLIPPDVFRSTTVTSALGVLVAVSAAMFGSLFLGTYYLQDVRGLDPLRSSLHALPLALMMVVGAPLTTVVFRRFGPRRTVVSGAALVALATLLMSRLDRTSGSLVIGCCFLLLGAGFVSVMVTATAVLVRASSVAAAGVSGGLQQTAMNVGPMLGVALATVFRPADVSTTGIALLILAAVATLGALLATGLPATSDDGRPAVRV, from the coding sequence GTGAGCGCGGCGCTCCGGCAACGCCTCACGCTCGCCGCAGGTGTCACTGGAGCCGCGGTCGTGGCCCTCGACGGAACCGTGACGACCGTCGCGCAGCCCACCCTGCGCCACGACCTCGACGCCTCGTTCGTGCAGGTCCAGTGGATCAGCACCGGCTATCTCATCGCGGTGGCCTGTCTGCTCGTCTTCGCCGGCCGACTCGGTGACCGCTACGGACACGGGCGGGTCTTCGCCTTCGGCGTGTTCGGCTTCGCCCTGGCCTCGGCGGCCATCGGTCTGGCGCCCGGTATCGGCTGGGTCATCGCCCTGCGCGTCGCCCAGGGGGTCTTCGGGGCGCTGCTGCAACCGGCCACCCTCGGCATGCTGCGCGCCGCGTATCCACCCGACCGGCTCGGCATGCCCGTCGCCCTGCGCACGAGCGCGATCGGAGCGGCCGCCGCGTTCGGCCCTCTCGTCGGCGGCGCGCTGATCTCGCACTTCGGCTGGCGGTGGGTCTTCTTCCTGAGCGTGATACCCGCGCTGGCGGCGGGCGCTCTCGCCCTCGCCGTACGGGTACCGGCGCACACCTCGGGCGTACCCCTGGACCTGCCCGGGGCGGCCCTCCTGGCGGTGACGCTGATCTGCCTGGTCCACACGCTGGTCGGTCTGCCGGGCTCCGGCGGGACCGCGGCCACCGTTCTCGGCGTCCTGTGCACGGCGGTCGCCTGCGCCGCCTTCGTCGGCCACGAACGCCGTACGGCCGGACCGCTGATCCCGCCGGACGTGTTCCGCTCGACGACGGTCACCTCGGCGCTCGGGGTGCTGGTGGCGGTGTCGGCGGCGATGTTCGGCTCGCTGTTCCTCGGCACGTACTACCTCCAGGACGTGCGGGGCCTCGACCCTCTGCGGAGCAGCCTGCACGCGCTGCCGCTCGCCCTCATGATGGTGGTCGGCGCACCTCTGACCACCGTAGTGTTCCGCCGCTTCGGCCCCCGCCGGACCGTCGTGTCGGGCGCGGCGCTCGTCGCGCTCGCCACCCTCCTGATGTCCCGCCTCGACCGGACGTCGGGCTCCCTGGTGATCGGCTGCTGTTTCCTGCTGCTCGGCGCCGGTTTCGTGTCCGTGATGGTCACCGCCACCGCGGTCCTCGTCCGCGCGTCGTCCGTGGCGGCCGCGGGTGTGTCGGGCGGGCTCCAGCAGACGGCGATGAACGTCGGACCGATGCTCGGGGTGGCCCTGGCCACCGTGTTCAGACCGGCCGACGTCTCGACGACCGGCATCGCACTGCTCATCCTCGCCGCCGTCGCCACGCTCGGCGCGCTGCTGGCCACCGGGCTGCCCGCCACGTCGGACGACGGACGGCCGGCGGTCAGGGTTTGA